cGATTTtatcactctgttttttttgggtctCATTTTGCTTAGTATGGTAATGCTTGTAGAGCATGTCATAATATGAGCTGGAATGTCCCCCCCGCCTCCCAGAACTTATGTCAGAAGGCCAATGTGCCAAATATTTCTCCAGCTGCACTTCTAGAAACGTTTATAGTCATGAAAAACTTGACAACTAAGCTACCTTTTGATGCATTCAGTTAAGTAGCTAGATGACAGTGCATAGTAAATTTCAATATGTTGTGTGATCGTCGCATGAGATGTTTTGATGCAAGGTGAGTTTATCTATAAAGCTATAAACCATTCATACATAgagcaattcaaagtgctttacagagttAAAAGCAGAGCATACGGAGCATCACAGGAAATATGACATCAGTCCTCAttgacacattcaaacacaaaatatataaaacatccaaaagacAGTAAGAAATACGGcataaggcaaaaaaaaaaaacaccaatatCAATCAATACTGATTAAAATAGATAAGTAAATATATGATGACTGAATGAAATTAAAAGTGTAAACGGATAGAAAGTGATAGAACTTATTGGAAGGCAGCAGTAGATGAATAAACTGATTGAGAAAGCCTCAGGTTCATTCCACAGGGAAAGAGTGTAGAAACTATAGAGCTGCCTCAACCTGCTTGGTTCTTATTCTGGGAATAGTGAGTACTAATGTCTCATAATGAATCAACAGGTctgatggtaaatggtaaaagGTCTTGaacttgtatagtgcttttttagtcttctgagtACTCTGACAAGTGCTTTCacgctgcaggtcacacctacccctTCACACATtctcccattcacacactgatggcagaggtttctatgtaaagtatCCATCAGATGTCCATCATACAtcaaacttggggttaagtgtcttacctaagaacacatcggacatgtggctgcaggagctggggatccaacccccgaccttctggttgagagacgtcCGACTCTACCAGCTAAGCTACAGCCACCAGTATTTATACATGTTATGTTAtgtatattttaatgtaaaagcAATGACAAATACCCTCTTATAACTGaatatttttgatttgaacaaCAAACAGGGAACAACAACAAATAGCCTACCTGTAGAGCAGGAGAAATGTGGTTTTTGAGGGAGTCTTTTCAAACTTTGAAACTTTGAACTTTGAACTGTCAAAGGTTCAGCGTTCAAATAATGTCCAAAGAGGCCTTTTTGGCAGCCATCGTGAACTCATGTCTTGGTGAAAAACACCAATTTTTACAACTGCTGATTCCTAAAATACAAGACAATGAACATGATTTTTCATAAatcaaaattaacaaaaaacaacaacaatttcttaaaacaggaacattttttagcatttttttgtctttgtatggTGTCTAATAGGAACCTGCTTGGAGTTGTGGTTAGAAGTGGGGTTTCTACTGTAGATTTAGTTTTGGTTCCGTATAAACTAAATTGTTTGTTGCAGATCAGTAAATCTAGACAGGTTGGAACAAGCAGCATGTAAGCAACAAAGTCTAGCTATTGCTGTAATCTGAAGCTTTTAATAACATAAAGTCCATTACTCGAGATAATCTCTCTGAATCTAGTTTCCCGGAGGAGAATGCCACTGGGTCAGGGGCTTTGACTAACATGGAGCAGCTGTGGGACTCTAAGAAGTCATTGTTAAATAAGAAAATCAATTGCAAATAGGGGGCTGCAATAAGCAGGAAAAGCACTGAGGCACAGTGTAAACATCGTCAAGAGTTTCAGACACAGCTGGTGGTACGATCAGATATCAGCACagaggcagagaaaaagaaaataattcaacatgatgtttttatagctttttttaACAGGTATTTCTAATGTTGCTTTACAATGCGTATcaattaaatgagtcaaaaCGTTTATGAAATGATCCAACATAGAAGTAAAAATTTGTCACAGTCCACAAAACTTTTCAACCACTGAGTTAAAGTATTTTCAGTCAATAATATTAATTTACGCACTCTATATCTTTCAtcagaggccacgccccctttAAAAAAACCATCAGTATGAATAGCATGGCTCTTCACTATCAGATGAGTAATGCGTGTGAGAGCTCTGTGGCCACAGCACAGACAGACTTTCCTCTGACATTATTTATTTCGTTTTCTTCTTCACGTTACATCGTTGCTCGTGTTAAATCATTTTTGCATAACTTTTagatttaaacataaaacatttagtACTTTCGAGTGCATTCGAGTGCCTGGGATATACCTTTGACTGGATTACCTCACATCCCCCTGAAGTGGCAGACATGAATACGGCTGTGATCCTTAGGGTGCTGGGTCTGTCTCTGCTGATGCACGGCTGTCTGAGCAGTGTGGGGCACAATGACACAGGCTGCGTGTTGTGGGACCAACACGGAGATATTGTTTGCTGTAAGAAATGTCATCCTGGTGAGTAGCctaataaaacataaagatcAATGTTTAAACTGCTGGATCAGGGTGTTATATTAACACCTTTACTAAAGCTCTGCGGGGAAAAGTGATCCTTGAATCATCTTTATATTGAACTTGTTGCTGTTAGACTAgtcttaaacattttaaactatcatactaaaaaaacaaacaaaaaactaaaaaaaaaaaaaaaaccatttatttatcatttaaatgagacatttcatacattttgaaagaaaaactatTATTACTAAGACGTTAAGATTTCATGTTATGTGATGTTTACTGAACTGTGAGTGCTTCCATCTTcggatgtgtaaaaaaaaagatattccaGCATTTCCTTTGATGTGGTTGCATGTAACCAGACAGTTTCAGTGGTTTTTACAACTAATGCCACCACAAAGGTAAAGGTTAGAAAAAGGTCATCTTGGAGCTGGGATATTATATATTAAAGGTCATTAAAGGTAGTGTGAGGAGTTTTTACACTAGTAATGAAACAAACTGGAATTAATAAcgatgcctctttatgagctacaaaagcaaacgacatcatcatcataatgaTTCACTCTTTCTGTCATTATTTTGAATGTCTGAAACTGTAGGTGTCAAAGTGCAGGATTTTCAACACAAAGCTTCTCAATGAGTTGTACATTTTTCTGTCAAGAGAAAGAAGAATGaaatttttttgtaaaaaaaaaaaacagctttgtccacagggggcgtcAAATCAACACACAAGTGTTGCTGAAACAGTCTGTTGTTTTATCCCAGACATCACTTTTCTTCTCACAGAAATGTATGTCTTCTGATGCAACCGAGCTTACAATTCCATATTTTGTAtctgttgtatgtatatgtgtgtgtgtgtcttgaatgtgtgtttttgtaggaAACCGCCTGGTCACAAAGTGTGGTCCAGACCCACAGAAACTATGTACTCCTTGTGAACGTGGGACATTTACAAATGAAGCTATAAACATGAAGTGTGACAGGTGCAGACATTGTGTGGGTATGTTGGCAGCTCTAACCAGTTACTAAAATGAATCAGTTATAAttttttagacaaaaacaagttgaaaattacaACCCTCTTTCCATCTCGTTGTTTGTGCAGAAGCTCTTGTTCTTGTGAAAGAATGCACAAATTCAGCCAACACCGTGTGCGGCTGCAGAGAAGGACTCACCTGTGGTAATGACGAGTGTTCCTTCTGTGTGGATAAGTGTGGCAAAGGTCAGGAACCTACAGATAAACGTGAGtactgaaaacaacaacacaactttgGTGCATAAAAAATGCAATTTCCAGGTGGTAAATTAACTGAAAAATtaggaaatgaaatgaatgagcCTTGAATGTCTGCACAGGTTCTTGCAGGCGTTGTCCAGAGGGGACCTTCAATAACCAAACTCATCAGAAGTGTAAACCCTGGAGTACCACGTGAGTTACACTCTGAAAAGATCTTACTCTTTTGaagtgatgtggatttccttgttgttgatatgtttgatgatgaagaaattcgccgttgagac
This region of Labrus bergylta chromosome 12, fLabBer1.1, whole genome shotgun sequence genomic DNA includes:
- the tnfrsf9a gene encoding tumor necrosis factor receptor superfamily member 9a — translated: MNTAVILRVLGLSLLMHGCLSSVGHNDTGCVLWDQHGDIVCCKKCHPGNRLVTKCGPDPQKLCTPCERGTFTNEAINMKCDRCRHCVEALVLVKECTNSANTVCGCREGLTCGNDECSFCVDKCGKGQEPTDKRSCRRCPEGTFNNQTHQKCKPWSTTCPNPGQVIVASGDAFSDIKCSDIPEGTTGSEDSVITVSNAKKPGNTERELPFLLPLVFGIMLICFIVTLAWKIHKRRPSKEETSPKEMEEPEESSEKMIIVPPSDEPRTLVAIECSFHEAQQEQGSSLESLTSKDSSERLLP